CAAAAACAAAGCCCCTTTCCGCGAAAGCGCAATAGCCAAGCCAATACCTGCACAAAGGATGAATGTTGGAGCAACAAAACCGTTGGACAGGAAGAGGAGATTGCCCCAGAAGCCATGCCGAAGAGTGGGTTCGGCAATCACATTGGTGATATGAACCTGAATCATCCACAGAATTGCCAGTGCTCTGAGAACATCCAGAAATGTATACCGTTGTGTTGTGGGTGTTGAAACGGTCACTGCGGACCTCTGCCTGTAATGCGTCGCAGAAATCCGAGTACAACTTTTGAAATAAGTATTGACCCAACCACTACAGCCATGACAATAATCGCATACCGTTGCATATACACATAAAAAAAGTTGCTCGAATTTAGTTGATCACAGTATTTTCGGCAGTGATTTCAGGCACCCGGAACAGCGGAAGCAAGACGATTGCTGCGATAGATGTTGGAACAAACTCAATCCACATGGTAATTGCTGCCGTGAACACACACTCTACCTTGCACGTTCTTGAGCGTAACAAGGAGGTTGTGAGGTTGGGGTCATCGGCAACCGATATGAAACAGTTGTCTGCTGAAGCGATGGACCGGGGTGTGGCTGCTCTCCAGCGCTTTGCCGTCGAAGCCGGATCACACAAGGCACTGATTAAGGCCGTAGCAACGAGTGCTGTGCGCGAAGCAAATAACCGTGATGTGTTTTTGGACAGAGTGCTAAAAACATCCGGTATTGATGTTGAAGTTGTGAGCGGGGTTGAAGAGGGGCGGCTAATTTACGTTGGTGTGTTGCACTCGCTTCCCGTGATCTCCAGGCAGACGTTAGTTATTGATATTGGAGGCGGAAGCACCGAAACAGTGATTGGAAGTCAGGGCGATGTTGTTGCCGTTCACTCTGTAAAACTCGGGCACATTCGTCTGACGAAACGGTTTTTTCCCGACGGCATCGCAACGCCTGAAACAATCGAGGCATGCAGGAATGCTGTACGCAATGAATGGACGCCAACATTCCAGGATCTTATGCGTGCCGGGTTTAACGAAGTGGTTGGTACAAGCGGGACAATAAAGGCATTGGTTGGGATGACTCTGGCCCGGCAGGGGAAACACGTGCCGGAGTCGTTAAACGGCGTGAGAGTTTCAAGGGATGACATGATGACCACCATAAACAATGTTATTTCTGCAAGCGCTGATTCAACCGTGGCGTTGTTGCCGGGACTTGACCCTAAGCGTGCAGATGTTATTCTTGCAGGAGCGTTAATACTGGAACAGGCATTCGTAGGATTGAATATTGCAGATCTTGTTGTTTCCCGGTTTGCTCTGTGCGAAGGGCTGGCCTTTGACACAGCACAGAAAATGCATGATATTCAGCAATATCATCACTTGTCGAGTCTGCGCTACCAAAGCATCATGCATTTGTGTGAACTGTACCAGGTACGCCTTGACCACGCCGAGCACGTTAAAATCTTAGCACTGCAGATCTTTGATGCGCTGCAAAATGTACACAACCTTACCGACAGAGAGCGGGAGCTGCTGGAGGCCGCTTCGCTGCTTCATGATGTGGGATACCATATCTCGGCAGAACAGCATCATAAGCACAGCGAATATATTATTGCAAACAGCGATCTTTCGGGCTTCACCAATGATGAGGCCGATCTTATTGCTGCTATCGCTCGGTACCATCGCAAAAGCCATCCAAAAAAGAAGCACCCAAACTATAACAGACTGCCTGCCTCCTCGAAACGTATCGTGAGGATATTGGCTTCAATACTTCGTATTGCCGAGGGATTAGATCGGAGACAACTGGCGATAGTAAGGAATGTTAGGGCCGTTGTTACCGTTTCGACTATTGAGCTTAGTCTTGAATGCTCCGAAAAATCAGATATCGAAGTATGGAGTGCGGAGCGCAGAAAGGGGCTTATGGAAGAGGTCTTTAAAAGAGAAGTCCTCCTGGTCCCCTGCGGCTGATTACAAAAACAGTTTGCTTACTGAATGTACTCCGGTATAGCGGTTTAACCGAATATTAGTGAAGAGTTTCGCTAAGGGTTTTTTCAAGTGATTCCCCTCGTAGCTTGTTGCTGATGGCAATAATCTTAGAATCAGGCGCAATAAGGATTGTAAACGGGATGTATGGCGTCTGAAATATTTCGGCCGCTTTGCTCTTGAACACGCCATTACTGAAAACATGATGCCACGGCATCTTCCATTTGCCGTTTCTGTACTTTGCAATATCTTCGGGCTTACCATCAAGTGAGATGCTCAGAAAGTCAATGTTATGATCATGAAACTTATCGAATGCAGCATGCAAAAACGGCATCTCGCCTCTGCAGGGTCCGCACCAGGTTGCCCATAGGTCAATTAGCAGGTATTTGCCTTTAAAACTTTCCCTTGAGAAGAACTTGGTCGAGTCTTCGAGCGAAGCAAAGCTGAAATCGGGTACGGTTTTTCCAACCATGATTGCACGACCGGGGTCGTACTGCTTATTGGCCATATCAATGGCACTTGACCCAGGGAATCTACGCTTTAGGAGAGAGAGTATCGGCATGATATCGGCGTTTGGATTCACTGCGGTTGCAAGATCAAGTACCTGGAGCAGTGCCCACGGAACCGTGTTGGTGTCCTTTTCTGCCTTGTGAGCAGCCATGATGTAATCCTCGTATCGGGTAATATCTCCGGTGGTGAATGCGGTTTGCAGCATGACTGAGGCATCGGACCACAGATACGAGTCAGGCGCAACGGATGAAAGGATTTCTTCTGCCAATTTCTTGCTACGTTCGTCAATCGAAGTATACCAGGGAATCTGGAGATAACTCATTAGTAGAATTCTGCGAAGGTCCTTGTCCGATTCGTTCGAAAATTCATGGAGGATCTCACGTCGTACCGAGTCAGTAACCCTTGCCATTATCTGTTCGGCACTATTGCTTGCTGCCATGGCTTGTTGTGTATCCCAAATGTACCGAAAGCGGTCAGCATTACGCTCCCGGTACTGAACGTATGCCTGTTCCCATTCGTTATGAATATTGATGGAAGGCTGAGGTGAGGATTCCGGCATCGATGCAGGATCGAACACTACACGCACGGTGTGGCCCGGCGAATACAGCACTGAGCGGTAGTCGCCGCCAAGGTCGTATTCGTAGGAGTTTGACATCGAGCCGTTAATACTGTGCTGCTCTGTCTGGTCAACACCAGGATGAAACAGAAGTATCTGGTATTTGAGAGTGTCGTCGCGAGTATCAAGATTAACAAAATACTTACCATCCGAACCACGCTGCATCTTTGTACCGGTTTCAAACTTAAACCGATTAAAATCACCAATAATCAGTACTGAATCAATAGTTTCCGGGCGCACATTGGCTGCCAATGAAACGTCTATAGGAAGAGGTGAATGGATAGATTCCGATATAAACAGGTTGGCTGTGAGCGGCTGGTGATTTGTACCGGAAAAGACAATACTGAGTCTTCCGAGTTTATCTGTTGTAAAACGAAATACACCATTGTCATCCGCCACAGCAACAACGGTAAGGCTTCCCGTCCTATCAGGCGTGCTCACGTGGGCCAGCTGCATTGGCTTTCCGTTGTGTCCCACCAAACGCCCCGTAATCTCCACCCGGCAATTCAGATTAAGTGAACTACATAAAACGAAAATGCCAATGAGAGTTTTCATAACAGGATTGCAGTAATTGACACAACATTAATTGATACTAACTTAAGTAAAGAAGTGCACTGTATTACTCTAAACAATAAGAATGTATGCATCTGTTCTGAATGTTGCTAAGAAGTAGTTACCGGAAATGGATGTTTAGGCACCTTTAGCAGTTTGAAAAAGCAGCATCTGTCCGAACACAGCGGGGTAGTAGGATAAATGCCATGCAGCGGTTAGACGGTTTTTTTCGCGTCGGCCTGTACAATGGGGAGGGGTGCTGTTTAAACCGGCGTACAGCCCATTGCGAAGCAGTTTTTATCTTCTCAAGCATGACATGAAAAAAATATAGCCCCTTCATCATTCGTCAACTGAACTTTGAATCTGTATCGTGCAGGATGATACCTGCACCATGTCTACTCACATTTAAAGCACATGTTATGAGTCACAAACGCACGTTACTTACCGCCGTTACCCTGATTGGGATAGGCGTTGTTTTTGGCGTTGTTTTAATGTCCACCTTTGGAACCAATGCTCTTCAGAAAGCATTTGCCGCTGATGCGAATCTTGGAGCAGTCCAGCCACCGGTTACCATGCCACCGTTGGTTCAGGCACTTGACAATCAGTTTAGTGCAGTTGCCGAAGCCGTTAAAGGATCTGTGGTGTACATTAATGTAAAGGGAAAACCTGCAAAAAGCAGTCAGCGACTTCCTCAGGAATTTTTCCGGTTTTTTGGACCCGACTTCGAGGAGCAGGATCCCGGGTACGCACCCGAAGGTGCAGGCTCTGGAGTGTTTGTTACTGCCGATGGATATATCGTTACGAATAATCACGTTGTAGAGAATGCAAAAGAGGATGGTATCACAGTAACCACAACCGACCAAAAAGAGCATAAGGCTACACTGATAGGCAGAGACCCTCTGACTGACCTTGCTGTTATTAAAATCGACGGGAATTTTACGCCGGCACATTTTGCCGATATAAACAACCTTCGCGTTGGACAATGGGTAATGGCTGTTGGAAGTCCGCTTGGCCTGCGCTCTACAATAACCGCCGGCATCGTGTCGGCACTTGGCCGTGGCATCGGAATCGTGGGTACCAACCAGCGGACGTTTGAACGTAACCGGTATGCCGTTGAGAACTTTATTCAGACCGACGCAGCGATTAATCCCGGTAACAGCGGCGGCGGGTTGTTTGATCTGAACGGCTCACTGGTAGGCATCAACACGGCTATCGCTAGCCAGAGCGGAGTAAATGCAGGCTATGGGTTTGCTATACCGATCGATATGGTTAAAAGTGTTGTTCTGGACTTAATGGATGATGGAAAAATTGAAAGGGGCTATATCGGAATTGAAATCACAACGGTTGATGAGACTGTTGCAAAAGCTACCGGACTTGATAAGGTTCAGGGAGTAAGCGTCCACAAGGTGGTTAAAGGCGGGGCTGCTGCCCAGGCCGGCATCGAAGTTGGAGATGTTATCCTTGAAGTTGACGGGAAGGCCGTTAACACCTCAAATGACTTACAAAATCAAATTGTTCTGCGCCGTGCCGGTGACAAGGTAAATCTTTCAGTATGGAGGAATGGCAAAAAGATTACGAAAGCCGTGGTGCTAAAGGCTCTGGATGAAAACAATAATTTCACGGATGCCTCTACAGGCAGTTCTAACAATGAGTCGTCAAGAGAGCCAATTACCTTTAAATCACTTGGCTTTACTGCATCGGCTCTTACCGCACGGCAGAAAGAAGACTACGGAGTTGATGGTGGCGTAATAATTACCAATGTTGATCCGCGTGGCATGGTTGCACGCAGAGGCCTGACAGCCGATAACGTTATTATTCGTGCCGATGGCAAAACGGTAAAATCACCTTCGGACTTACAGAAAATTCTTTCATCAAAAAGTAAGGGTGACGGTGTACTGCTTGTTCTAAAGGACAAAGAAGGCAGTAAGTTAGCGGTATCAATAGAGATACCCGAAGAAAAAAGTTGATGAAGATTCAGCGGCATTTCATTCTCCTGATACTGATCGGCCTCACGCTACCGGCAATGAGCCAAACGTACGTGGGGCCGTCAGCCTGGTACATTGCCTCTACCAGTGTACCGGCTTCAACCGCCGGCCAGCCAGCTCCCACCCGGTATCTTGTGGGAGCATCTGCATTATGGACACTCTCGCAGCAGACGGCTATCCGCCTTGTTGGGGGGTACCGTTCAGAAGCCGGCTACTTTGCTTCGCACTGGCAGGAGGTTCAGACCGACGGTCTTATTCAGGTAATCGAACCCGGTATGAAAATGCCAAATCAGTTTAGCACCATAACCTCGTCATCGGTTGAACTCATGGCTCTGCTTAACCTGCCAGCCATCAGCTTGGATACCTCCGGGGGCTCGCTGGGGATAAGCGTTGGTTTGCTGTCGGATCTTGTTTTTGCAGCAAATCAGGTGGACGATAATTCACGAATTGAAAATTACAACGGACCGCCCGTTGTTAGCACCGACTACTCACAGCAACTGGGCTTTGGCGCCTACATTGGAACCTACATTGCCCTGCCGATCGTGTCGTACAAGCTGATCTTTGATCTTGGATACTCATTCCGAAGTCCATCTATTCTAACTACGGCACAGGAACCAAAGGTTGAGCAAAACACAGGATGGTTAATTGGGAAGGGGCTAAGGGCTGGCGTTTCTTTTTATGTAAGTCTGTAAAGAAAAGTGCGACGCCACTGCATAAACACAGCATTAAATTTCGATATTACTGCCAACTTCCAGTACGCGCTTAAAAGG
This is a stretch of genomic DNA from Ignavibacteria bacterium. It encodes these proteins:
- a CDS encoding Ppx/GppA family phosphatase gives rise to the protein MISGTRNSGSKTIAAIDVGTNSIHMVIAAVNTHSTLHVLERNKEVVRLGSSATDMKQLSAEAMDRGVAALQRFAVEAGSHKALIKAVATSAVREANNRDVFLDRVLKTSGIDVEVVSGVEEGRLIYVGVLHSLPVISRQTLVIDIGGGSTETVIGSQGDVVAVHSVKLGHIRLTKRFFPDGIATPETIEACRNAVRNEWTPTFQDLMRAGFNEVVGTSGTIKALVGMTLARQGKHVPESLNGVRVSRDDMMTTINNVISASADSTVALLPGLDPKRADVILAGALILEQAFVGLNIADLVVSRFALCEGLAFDTAQKMHDIQQYHHLSSLRYQSIMHLCELYQVRLDHAEHVKILALQIFDALQNVHNLTDRERELLEAASLLHDVGYHISAEQHHKHSEYIIANSDLSGFTNDEADLIAAIARYHRKSHPKKKHPNYNRLPASSKRIVRILASILRIAEGLDRRQLAIVRNVRAVVTVSTIELSLECSEKSDIEVWSAERRKGLMEEVFKREVLLVPCG
- a CDS encoding Do family serine endopeptidase, coding for MSHKRTLLTAVTLIGIGVVFGVVLMSTFGTNALQKAFAADANLGAVQPPVTMPPLVQALDNQFSAVAEAVKGSVVYINVKGKPAKSSQRLPQEFFRFFGPDFEEQDPGYAPEGAGSGVFVTADGYIVTNNHVVENAKEDGITVTTTDQKEHKATLIGRDPLTDLAVIKIDGNFTPAHFADINNLRVGQWVMAVGSPLGLRSTITAGIVSALGRGIGIVGTNQRTFERNRYAVENFIQTDAAINPGNSGGGLFDLNGSLVGINTAIASQSGVNAGYGFAIPIDMVKSVVLDLMDDGKIERGYIGIEITTVDETVAKATGLDKVQGVSVHKVVKGGAAAQAGIEVGDVILEVDGKAVNTSNDLQNQIVLRRAGDKVNLSVWRNGKKITKAVVLKALDENNNFTDASTGSSNNESSREPITFKSLGFTASALTARQKEDYGVDGGVIITNVDPRGMVARRGLTADNVIIRADGKTVKSPSDLQKILSSKSKGDGVLLVLKDKEGSKLAVSIEIPEEKS
- a CDS encoding redoxin domain-containing protein, giving the protein MKTLIGIFVLCSSLNLNCRVEITGRLVGHNGKPMQLAHVSTPDRTGSLTVVAVADDNGVFRFTTDKLGRLSIVFSGTNHQPLTANLFISESIHSPLPIDVSLAANVRPETIDSVLIIGDFNRFKFETGTKMQRGSDGKYFVNLDTRDDTLKYQILLFHPGVDQTEQHSINGSMSNSYEYDLGGDYRSVLYSPGHTVRVVFDPASMPESSPQPSINIHNEWEQAYVQYRERNADRFRYIWDTQQAMAASNSAEQIMARVTDSVRREILHEFSNESDKDLRRILLMSYLQIPWYTSIDERSKKLAEEILSSVAPDSYLWSDASVMLQTAFTTGDITRYEDYIMAAHKAEKDTNTVPWALLQVLDLATAVNPNADIMPILSLLKRRFPGSSAIDMANKQYDPGRAIMVGKTVPDFSFASLEDSTKFFSRESFKGKYLLIDLWATWCGPCRGEMPFLHAAFDKFHDHNIDFLSISLDGKPEDIAKYRNGKWKMPWHHVFSNGVFKSKAAEIFQTPYIPFTILIAPDSKIIAISNKLRGESLEKTLSETLH